From Vitis vinifera cultivar Pinot Noir 40024 chromosome 14, ASM3070453v1, a single genomic window includes:
- the LOC100258344 gene encoding pentatricopeptide repeat-containing protein At3g02330, mitochondrial: MAPHTSRHLFPIRFFFNFQSKSPFKTLPISPFSSYQATPTKKKTFSHIFQECSDRKALCPGKQAHARMILTEFKPTVFVTNCLIQMYIKCSDLEFAFKVFDGMPQRDTVSWNAMLFGYAGRGDIGVAQKLFDAMPERDVVSWNSLISGYLHNGDHRKVIDVFLQMGRMGTVFDRTTFAVVLKSCSSLEDHGGGIQIHGLAVKMGFDCDVVTGSALLDMYAKCKKLDCSIQFFHSMPEKNWVSWSAIIAGCVQNDDLRGGLELFKEMQKAGVGVSQSTFASVFRSCAGLSALRLGSQLHGHALKTDFGTDVVIGTATLDMYMKCNNLSDAQKLFNSLPNHNLQSYNAIIVGYARSDKGIEALGMFRLLQKSGLGLDEVSLSGAFRACAVIKGDLEGLQVHGLSMKSLCQSNICVANAILDMYGKCGALVEACLVFEEMVSRDAVSWNAIIAAHEQNGNEEKTLSLFVWMLQSGMEPDEFTYGSVLKACAGWQALNCGMEIHNRIIKSRLGLDSFVGIALIDMYSKCGMMEKAEKLHDRLAEQTVVSWNAIISGFSLQKQSEEAQKTFSKMLEMGVDPDNFTYATILDTCANLVTVELGKQIHAQIIKKELQSDAYISSTLVDMYSKCGNMQDFQLIFEKAPNRDFVTWNAMVCGYAQHGLGEEALKIFEYMQLENVKPNHATFLAVLRACGHMGLVEKGLHYFHSMLSNYGLDPQLEHYSCVVDIMGRSGQVSKALELIEGMPFEADAVIWRTLLSICKIHGNVEVAEKAAYSILQLEPEDSAAYVLLSNIYANAGMWNEVTKLRKMMRFNGLKKEPGCSWIEIKSEVHAFLVGDKAHPRSKEIYENLDVLTDEMKWVGYMPDTDFILNDDELRCVNG, encoded by the coding sequence ATGGCACCTCATACCTCTCGCCACCTTTTCCCGATCAGATTCTTCTTCAATTTTCAGTCAAAATCTCCATTCAAAACCTTACCCATATCTCCATTTTCATCGTACCAAGCAACACCCACCAAGAAGAAAACATTTTCCCATATTTTCCAAGAATGCTCGGATCGAAAAGCGCTGTGTCCGGGTAAACAAGCCCATGCTCGCATGATCTTAACTGAGTTTAAACCGACGGTCTTTGTTACGAATTGTTTGATCCAAATGTACATTAAATGTTCCGATTTGGAATTTGCTTTCAAGGTGTTTGATGGAATGCCTCAACGGGACACGGTTTCTTGGAACGCAATGCTTTTTGGTTATGCGGGGCGTGGAGATATAGGAGTCGCGCAAAAGTTGTTTGACGCAATGCCTGAACGGGATGTGGTGTCGTGGAACTCTTTGATTTCAGGGTACTTGCACAATGGTGATCATCGAAAGGTGATTGATGTTTTTTTACAGATGGGAAGAATGGGTACAGTGTTTGACCGTACTACTTTTGCTGTTGTGCTGAAATCTTGTTCCTCTTTGGAAGACCATGGTGGGGGGATCCAAATTCATGGACTTGCAGTTAAAATGGGTTTTGATTGTGACGTGGTTACTGGAAGTGCTTTACTAGATATGTATGCAAAATGTAAGAAATTAGATTGTTCAATTCAGTTTTTTCATAGTATGCCTGAAAAGAACTGGGTTTCTTGGAGTGCCATAATTGCAGGTTGTGTTCAGAATGATGACCTCAGGGGTGGTTTAGAATTGTTCAAGGAGATGCAGAAAGCAGGAGTTGGGGTGAGCCAATCTACTTTTGCTAGTGTGTTCAGGTCTTGTGCAGGTTTATCTGCATTAAGATTAGGCTCTCAGTTGCATGGTCATGCATTAAAGACTGATTTTGGGACTGATGTTGTAATAGGAACTGCCACTCTGGATATGTACATGAAGTGTAACAATTTGTCAGATGCTCAAAAGCTATTTAATTCTTTGCCGAATCATAACTTGCAATCTTATAATGCCATTATTGTTGGGTACGCTCGAAGTGACAAAGGTATTGAAGCTTTAGGGATGTTTCGGCTTTTGCAAAAGTCAGGTCTTGGGTTAGATGAAGTTAGTCTATCTGGTGCTTTTAGGGCTTGTGCAGTTATTAAAGGGGATCTAGAGGGGCTTCAAGTACATGGATTATCAATGAAGAGTTTGTGCCAATCAAATATTTGTGTGGCAAATGCCATCTTGGACATGTATGGTAAATGCGGAGCTCTGGTTGAAGCTTGTCTTGTGTTTGAGGAAATGGTCAGCAGAGATGCTGTCTCTTGGAATGCAATCATTGCAGCTCATGAGCAGaatggaaatgaagaaaaaacacTTTCCCTATTTGTTTGGATGCTCCAATCAGGGATGGAACCTGATGAGTTCACTTATGGTAGTGTTTTAAAAGCTTGTGCAGGTTGGCAAGCTCTGAACTGTGGCATGGAGATCCACAACAGGATTATAAAATCCAGGCTGGGATTGGACAGTTTTGTGGGAATTGCTCTTATTGATATGTACAGCAAGTGTGGAATGATGGAAAAGGCAGAGAAGCTCCATGACAGGTTAGCAGAACAAACAGTGGTTTCATGGAATGCCATTATTTCTGGGTTCTCCTTGCAGAAACAAAGTGAGGAAGCTCAGAAAACTTTTTCTAAAATGTTGGAAATGGGTGTGGATCCAGATAACTTCACTTATGCCACAATTCTTGATACCTGTGCCAATCTGGTCACTGTTGAACTTGGCAAGCAGATTCATGCTCAAATCATCAAGAAAGAATTGCAATCAGATGCTTATATATCAAGCACTCTAGTTGATATGTATTCGAAGTGTGGAAACATGCAAGATTTCCAATTAATATTTGAGAAAGCACCTAACCGTGATTTTGTGACATGGAATGCCATGGTCTGCGGCTATGCTCAGCATGGTCTTGGAGAAGAGGCTCTTAAAATATTTGAGTATATGCAACTTGAGAATGTAAAACCAAATCATGCAACATTCCTTGCAGTTCTCCGAGCTTGTGGGCATATGGGGCTTGTTGAGAAAGGTTTGCATTATTTCCATTCAATGCTTAGTAACTATGGGTTAGATCCTCAGTTGGAGCACTATTCTTGTGTAGTGGATATAATGGGGAGGTCAGGCCAAGTTAGCAAAGCTTTGGAGCTTATTGAAGGGATGCCTTTTGAGGCCGATGCTGTTATTTGGAGAACTCTGCTTAGCATTTGCAAGATCCATGGAAATGTAGAGGTGGCAGAAAAGGCAGCCTATTCTATTTTGCAACTGGAACCTGAAGATTCTGCTGCTTATGTTCTTCTATCAAATATTTATGCTAATGCTGGGATGTGGAACGAAGTTACGAAGTTGAGGAAGATGATGAGATTTAATGGGCTAAAAAAGGAGCCGGGATGCAGCTGGATTGAGATAAAGAGCGAGGTACATGCTTTCCTTGTTGGTGATAAGGCTCACCCAAGAAGCAAAGAGATATATGAGAACCTGGATGTGTTGACAGATGAGATGAAATGGGTTGGGTATATGCCTGATACTGATTTTATTCTTAATGATGATGAATTGCGCTGTGTAAATGGCTGA
- the LOC100263487 gene encoding WPP domain-interacting tail-anchored protein 1 isoform X1 has product MMRRLTLISDPILERESKASYAHYTHFTLCTNFVCFHLRSSLHFFFEPLRKPTYFSLSFSDQQNNWIIGMDAETVLDATASVDDINTSDPEAEENNMDLHEGISSYGEVMLEVGNATEVLKRVELDLACSSEKLFNLSILTMHVATRESDFEAFASEEEHVLDDSVQKALEFDLLSGILDSEVREVDNFMTTLQKDVAHTHEILSSCENLGGAFMEMEEKLHDSDVLLKQSQDHVSEIRMQSAKFQRTLLCFDGEGKWNNDKGMDLLENSEFSNMNTKIKMQTAEQQRDILRMLEKSLARELDVEKKLAESRQLEEELKLRLHSLEQEVFFMEEEEAIVWERLFEAENAAEVLKGISKELRGRLQIFQFNLNGSMKREGELKSKLQGSTKEVEDKEDALLKLESSSAELHDFLIQQTNNLKASLREAEDKLILSNSEAFTLREKVSSLENQLKESEFQLMNAKASVDGNQEQHPLYSQLSEMKNVVINLKERISKAESRAESAEAKCKLLMETNMELSDELVLLRSDNTTEKVNSLEKQLRESDIQLQHALASAEASLEKQSMLYSTIEDMENLIEDLKLKVSKAESRADCTEEKCIILSESNAELSEELSFLRTRMECLETSLHQAEETKVETAKDISVRTKVITNLVMQLAFERERLHKQVSLLTDKNKVLVGKLKKTEDPSIASKVTRGEFCPKDDLTTATCAKECIVEQTEFSASSFEMEEAPKNLSVGGIIAGPSDSVSEPETVRRLDPGQLSFKYIFMAVFILLTAAYLFQQQNRQF; this is encoded by the exons ATGATGAGGCGTTTGACACTTATCTCGGACCccattttagagagagaaagtaagGCCAGTTATGCCCATTATACCCATTTTACCCTTTGCacaaattttgtttgttttcactTACGGTCCTCCCTACATTTCTTCTTCGAACCTCTTCGCAAGCCGACGTACTTTTCTTTGAG CTTCAGTGATCAGCAAAACAACTGGATTATTGGAATGGATGCTGAAACAGTTCTTGATGCAACTGCATCTGTTGATGACATTAATACTAGTGACCCAGAGGCAGAGGAGAATAATATGGACTTGCATGAAGGGATCTCATCCTATGGAGAGGTTATGCTTGAAGTAGGAAATGCTACAGAGGTTCTAAAGAGAGTGGAACTAGATTTGGCTTGTTCCTCAGAGAAGTTATTTAACTTGAGCATACTTACGATGCATGTGGCAACAAGGGAAAGTGATTTTGAGGCCTTTGCTTCAGAGGAAGAACATGTTTTAGATGATTCTGTGCAGAAGGCTCTAGAGTTTGATCTCTTATCTGGAATTCTAGATTCAGAGGTGAGAGAAGTGGATAATTTCATGACTACTCTACAAAAGGATGTTGCTCATACCCATGAAATATTGTCTTCATGTGAAAATTTGGGAGGAGCTTTCAtggaaatggaagaaaaattacATGATTCTGATGTATTATTGAAGCAGTCACAGGATCATGTTTCAGAAATAAGGATGCAGTCTGCAAAGTTCCAGAGGACTTTGCTATGTTTTGATGGAGAAGGAAAGT GGAATAATGACAAAGGCATGGATCTTTTAGAAAACAGTGAATTTTCAAACATGAATACAAAGATAAAAATGCAGACTGCTGAGCAACAAAGAGATATTCTAAGGATGCTAGAGAAATCTTTGGCAAGAGAGTTGGATGTTGAAAAGAAGTTGGCTGAATCAAGACAACTTGAAGAAGAGCTGAAACTTAGGCTACATTCTTTAGAACAAGAAGTTTTcttcatggaagaagaagaagcaattGTTTGGGAAAGGTTGTTTGAGGCAGAGAATGCTGCTGAGGTCCTAAAGGGTATTTCAAAAGAACTAAGGGGTCGGCTTCAGATATTTCAGTTCAACTTAAACGGTTCAATGAAGCGAGAAGGAGAATTGAAATCTAAGCTTCAAGGTTCTACAAAGGAGGTGGAAGACAAAGAAGATGCTTTGCTGAAGCTTGAAAGCAGCAGTGCTGAACTTCATGACTTCCTTATACAACAGACGAACAACTTGAAAGCCAGCCTGAGGGAAGCTGAAGATAAATTAATTCTTTCTAATTCTGAGGCCTTCACTTTGAGGGAGAAGGTTAGTTCACTCGAGAACCAGCTGAAAGAATCTGAGTTTCAGCTGATGAATGCAAAAGCCTCTGTTGATGGGAACCAGGAGCAGCATCCTTTATATTCTCAACTCAGTGAAATGAAAAATGTTGTCATCAACCTGAAAGAAAGAATTTCTAAAGCAGAAAGTAGGGCTGAGAGTGCAGAAGCCAAGTGTAAATTGTTAATGGAGACCAATATGGAACTTAGTGATGAGCTGGTTCTTCTTAGAAGTGATAACACCACTGAGAAGGTGAATTCACTTGAGAAGCAGTTGAGGGAATCTGATATTCAGCTACAGCATGCATTAGCATCTGCTGAAGCAAGTCTGGAGAAGCAAAGCATGTTGTATTCTACAATAGAGGATATGGAAAATTTAATTGAGGATCTGAAACTGAAAGTTTCAAAAGCTGAAAGCCGGGCTGACTGCACAGAAGAGAAGTGTATAATATTATCTGAATCTAATGCAGAGCTAAGTGAGGAACTTAGTTTTCTGAGGACTAGAATGGAATGCTTGGAGACATCTTTGCATCAAGCTGAGGAAACAAAAGTTGAGACTGCAAAGGACATTAGTGTTCGGACCAAAGTAATAACAAATTTGGTCATGCAACTTGCTTTTGAGAGAGAGCGCCTTCATAAGCAG GTATCTTTGTTAACAGACAAGAATAAGGTTTTGGTGGGGAAGCTAAAGAAAACGGAGGACCCCTCTATTGCTAGTAAAGTGACTCGCGGAGAATTTTGTCCCAAGGATGATTTGACTACTGCCACTTGTGCAAAAGAATGCATCGTAGAACAAACTGAGTTCTCAGCTTCGAGTTTTGAG ATGGAGGAGGCACCAAAAAATTTATCTGTTGGGGGAATTATTGCTGGGCCTTCAGATTCTGTATCAGAGCCTGAGACAGTGAGGAGGTTAGATCCAGGGCAGCTTAGCTTCAAGTATATCTTCATGGCAGTTTTCATCTTACTGACAGCAGCCTACTTGTTTCAACAACAAAACCGCCAATTTTGA
- the LOC100263487 gene encoding WPP domain-interacting tail-anchored protein 1 isoform X2 — protein sequence MDAETVLDATASVDDINTSDPEAEENNMDLHEGISSYGEVMLEVGNATEVLKRVELDLACSSEKLFNLSILTMHVATRESDFEAFASEEEHVLDDSVQKALEFDLLSGILDSEVREVDNFMTTLQKDVAHTHEILSSCENLGGAFMEMEEKLHDSDVLLKQSQDHVSEIRMQSAKFQRTLLCFDGEGKWNNDKGMDLLENSEFSNMNTKIKMQTAEQQRDILRMLEKSLARELDVEKKLAESRQLEEELKLRLHSLEQEVFFMEEEEAIVWERLFEAENAAEVLKGISKELRGRLQIFQFNLNGSMKREGELKSKLQGSTKEVEDKEDALLKLESSSAELHDFLIQQTNNLKASLREAEDKLILSNSEAFTLREKVSSLENQLKESEFQLMNAKASVDGNQEQHPLYSQLSEMKNVVINLKERISKAESRAESAEAKCKLLMETNMELSDELVLLRSDNTTEKVNSLEKQLRESDIQLQHALASAEASLEKQSMLYSTIEDMENLIEDLKLKVSKAESRADCTEEKCIILSESNAELSEELSFLRTRMECLETSLHQAEETKVETAKDISVRTKVITNLVMQLAFERERLHKQVSLLTDKNKVLVGKLKKTEDPSIASKVTRGEFCPKDDLTTATCAKECIVEQTEFSASSFEMEEAPKNLSVGGIIAGPSDSVSEPETVRRLDPGQLSFKYIFMAVFILLTAAYLFQQQNRQF from the exons ATGGATGCTGAAACAGTTCTTGATGCAACTGCATCTGTTGATGACATTAATACTAGTGACCCAGAGGCAGAGGAGAATAATATGGACTTGCATGAAGGGATCTCATCCTATGGAGAGGTTATGCTTGAAGTAGGAAATGCTACAGAGGTTCTAAAGAGAGTGGAACTAGATTTGGCTTGTTCCTCAGAGAAGTTATTTAACTTGAGCATACTTACGATGCATGTGGCAACAAGGGAAAGTGATTTTGAGGCCTTTGCTTCAGAGGAAGAACATGTTTTAGATGATTCTGTGCAGAAGGCTCTAGAGTTTGATCTCTTATCTGGAATTCTAGATTCAGAGGTGAGAGAAGTGGATAATTTCATGACTACTCTACAAAAGGATGTTGCTCATACCCATGAAATATTGTCTTCATGTGAAAATTTGGGAGGAGCTTTCAtggaaatggaagaaaaattacATGATTCTGATGTATTATTGAAGCAGTCACAGGATCATGTTTCAGAAATAAGGATGCAGTCTGCAAAGTTCCAGAGGACTTTGCTATGTTTTGATGGAGAAGGAAAGT GGAATAATGACAAAGGCATGGATCTTTTAGAAAACAGTGAATTTTCAAACATGAATACAAAGATAAAAATGCAGACTGCTGAGCAACAAAGAGATATTCTAAGGATGCTAGAGAAATCTTTGGCAAGAGAGTTGGATGTTGAAAAGAAGTTGGCTGAATCAAGACAACTTGAAGAAGAGCTGAAACTTAGGCTACATTCTTTAGAACAAGAAGTTTTcttcatggaagaagaagaagcaattGTTTGGGAAAGGTTGTTTGAGGCAGAGAATGCTGCTGAGGTCCTAAAGGGTATTTCAAAAGAACTAAGGGGTCGGCTTCAGATATTTCAGTTCAACTTAAACGGTTCAATGAAGCGAGAAGGAGAATTGAAATCTAAGCTTCAAGGTTCTACAAAGGAGGTGGAAGACAAAGAAGATGCTTTGCTGAAGCTTGAAAGCAGCAGTGCTGAACTTCATGACTTCCTTATACAACAGACGAACAACTTGAAAGCCAGCCTGAGGGAAGCTGAAGATAAATTAATTCTTTCTAATTCTGAGGCCTTCACTTTGAGGGAGAAGGTTAGTTCACTCGAGAACCAGCTGAAAGAATCTGAGTTTCAGCTGATGAATGCAAAAGCCTCTGTTGATGGGAACCAGGAGCAGCATCCTTTATATTCTCAACTCAGTGAAATGAAAAATGTTGTCATCAACCTGAAAGAAAGAATTTCTAAAGCAGAAAGTAGGGCTGAGAGTGCAGAAGCCAAGTGTAAATTGTTAATGGAGACCAATATGGAACTTAGTGATGAGCTGGTTCTTCTTAGAAGTGATAACACCACTGAGAAGGTGAATTCACTTGAGAAGCAGTTGAGGGAATCTGATATTCAGCTACAGCATGCATTAGCATCTGCTGAAGCAAGTCTGGAGAAGCAAAGCATGTTGTATTCTACAATAGAGGATATGGAAAATTTAATTGAGGATCTGAAACTGAAAGTTTCAAAAGCTGAAAGCCGGGCTGACTGCACAGAAGAGAAGTGTATAATATTATCTGAATCTAATGCAGAGCTAAGTGAGGAACTTAGTTTTCTGAGGACTAGAATGGAATGCTTGGAGACATCTTTGCATCAAGCTGAGGAAACAAAAGTTGAGACTGCAAAGGACATTAGTGTTCGGACCAAAGTAATAACAAATTTGGTCATGCAACTTGCTTTTGAGAGAGAGCGCCTTCATAAGCAG GTATCTTTGTTAACAGACAAGAATAAGGTTTTGGTGGGGAAGCTAAAGAAAACGGAGGACCCCTCTATTGCTAGTAAAGTGACTCGCGGAGAATTTTGTCCCAAGGATGATTTGACTACTGCCACTTGTGCAAAAGAATGCATCGTAGAACAAACTGAGTTCTCAGCTTCGAGTTTTGAG ATGGAGGAGGCACCAAAAAATTTATCTGTTGGGGGAATTATTGCTGGGCCTTCAGATTCTGTATCAGAGCCTGAGACAGTGAGGAGGTTAGATCCAGGGCAGCTTAGCTTCAAGTATATCTTCATGGCAGTTTTCATCTTACTGACAGCAGCCTACTTGTTTCAACAACAAAACCGCCAATTTTGA
- the LOC100258371 gene encoding amino acid transporter AVT6A, which produces MTIESIAPVKEKSRKNKRVVVDEKAPLLPSKHEEEGGFEEFNGASFTGAVFNLSTTIVGAGIMALPATMKVMGLGVGIAMIIFMAFLTEASIEMLLRFSRAGKSSSYGGLMGDAFGKYGKMLLQISVMVNNIGVLIVYMIIIGDVLSGTSSTEVHHAGVLEGWFGVHWWNGRTFVLLVTTLAVFSPLACFKRIDSLSFTSGLSVGLAVAFLVITVGITVIKLISGGISMPRLLPDVTDLTSFWKLFTVVPILVTAYICHYNVHTIDNELEDSTQIKSVVQTSLALCSSVYIMISFFGFLLFGDGTLDDVLANFDTNLGIPYSSLLNDAVRVSYAGHLMLVFPIVFYPLRLNLDGLLFPSARPLVLDNLRFALITIGLITTIFLGANFIPSIWDAFQFTGATAAVCIGFIFPAAITLRDRHSIATKKDKILASFMIALAVFSNLVAIYSDAYALFKKNSSRRE; this is translated from the exons ATGACGATTGAAAGCATTGCACCGGTGAAGGAGAAGTCACGAAAGAACAAAAGGGTAGTTGTTGATGAGAAGGCCCCTTTATTACCTAGTAAACATGAGGAAGAAGGTGGGTTTGAGGAGTTTAATGGGGCTTCATTCACTGGAGCCGTGTTTAATTTATCAACAACAATTGTTGGTGCTGGAATCATGGCTTTGCCTGCAACCATGAAAGTGATGGGTCTTGGTGTTGGAATTGCTATGATTATCTTTATGGCATTCTTAACGGAGGCTTCAATTGAGATGTTGCTTAGATTTAGTCGGGCAGGAAAGTCATCTTCTTATGGAGGTCTTATGGGAGATGCCTTTGGAAAATATGGGAAGATGTTGTTGCAGATATCTGTTATGGTTAACAACATCGGTGTACTTATTGtatatatgattattattg GTGATGTGCTTTCTGGAACATCTTCAACTGAAGTTCATCATGCTGGTGTGCTGGAAGGGTGGTTTGGAGTACACTGGTGGAATGGGCGAACCTTTGTTCTTCTTGTCACAACCCTTGCTGTGTTTTCTCCATTAGCATGCTTTAAGCGCATTG ATTCATTGAGTTTCACTTCTGGTTTGTCTGTTGGATTGGCAGTAGCATTTCTTGTTATCACTGTGGGAATCACAGTTATCAAGCTGATTAGTGGAGGCATTTCAATGCCCAGATTGCTTCCTGATGTTACTGATTTGACATCATTTTGGAAACTTTTCACTGTTGTCCCTATTCTTGTCACAGCATACATCTGCCACTACAATG TTCATACAATAGACAATGAACTTGAAGACTCCACACAGATAAAATCTGTTGTGCAAACTTCACTTGCCCTCTGCTCAAGTGTATACATAATGATAAGCTTCTTTGGATTCCTCCTGTTTGGTGATGGAACTCTTGATGATGTGCTTGCTAACTTCGACACTAACCTTGGCATTCCCTATAGCTCCCTGCTGAATGATGCCGTTCGTGTTAGCTATGCTGGTCATCTGATGCTTGTCTTTCCCATTGTCTTCTATCCATTACGGCTTAACTTGGATGGCCTCCTCTTTCCCTCAGCAAGGCCCTTAGTTTTGGACAACTTGAGGTTTGCGTTGATCACTATTGGGCTCATTACTACCATCTTCTTGGGTGCAAATTTCATTCCAAGCATCTGGGATGCTTTCCAGTTCACTGGAGCCACTGCTGCAGTTTGCATTGGCTTTATTTTTCCAGCTGCTATTACACTTAG GGATCGTCACAGCATAGCAACAAAGAAAGACAAGATCTTGGCCAGTTTCATGATTGCTCTTGCCGTGTTCTCAAATCTGGTGGCCATATATAGTGATGCCTATGCTTTGTTCAAGAAGAATTCATCACGGCGTGAATGA